The DNA window CTTCCTTCACCTCAAGCCCAAAGACCAACTGTATGCGCTCAGAGGCTTTATTGAGGATCTCAGCGAACTGCCCTTTGAACCTTTTGTTAATAACTTTCAGCATTCCTCCCTTAGTTATGGGCTCCTTCATTTTATGCTTGTACAGCAGATACTGAATCAGCATTCCTGTCTTCTTCACTAGAAGATTATTCTTTGGGCTCTCAGTGAAGAGAAAGGCACTAGCAGCTTTTGCATTTTCCTCCCTTCTGCCCTTGAAACTTTTACCAGATGTTTTGCGGGCAATGTCTTTGCCAGCAATGGTGGTGGGCATAGCTCTTTTGGACATCTGGGACACATCAGTAGCAGATGTGCTTGGGACGGCATCTCCATAagcagctacagagtgagagggCGACTCTACTTCTTCTGCTGCACTGCCCTGGACATCGGTGAACCCTTGGGAGTGCTTCTGGACTTGGCGGCGTTTCTCACGAGCACGGGCCTTACTCTTCTGTCCTCGGGGCATGATGGCTATGAACAGGGAGGGACACCAAGCACAATTATAAGATGAAAAGCAAGTACTCCTGGGAACTGGAGAAGGGGTGATGAGATCTTGTGAGTTCTTTTGGAACAGAGCTAAGGGAGCTGCTCCTATAGGTTTCTATGACAGCACTGTTCTAGGCTGCCAGAGGGCCTTTTGCTAGGTCAACCTACTCCCTGGGCATACACATAGGAAGTGAGTCTAGACTGGAGGCTGCCAGGTTAACAGAGCTCTCTCAGCTCTCATGTACAATCAGTGTATCTACTGTTGGCACACACCTCTTTTCTGTGCTTCCCTGAAGCTAGCAACCCAAAGTTCCCTACTGccaatgaaaagaaaatgctaGAGGTTTCTCTTCCCTGTGCCCCTGCAAAGAGGCATTGTTAGTGGTCCTGTGAGATTCTCTCACTAGTGATTCTTGGCTCTCAATCCTTACTCAGACTCCTTATATTGTCTACATATATGAattcttgggctggccttgaaatcacagtgacctcctacctctgcttccaggggctgggaataaaggcaaaCACCACAATACCTGGCTCATCTTGTCTATATCTAAAGTCATATACCCTTCTTCCTCTTGACTGGTGCTTTACTGTCAATTTCAGGTTCTCCAACCCCTTAGGCCTGATGCAAAGAAATCAGGATCAGTCTTGGCTGACAACTTTGCTCTAGTGTTTCAAGGCCTGAGTACCAGGATAACCCCAGACTCTTGTTTCCTCAGTTGGGGTTGAGAGGTAAGTGCCTTCAGTACTCACCTATGGGCAATATGATGCCTCCTAAAGCTCCTGGGATACCCCTCTCTCTAGACCTGAGGACATCATAAGTTGAGGCTCACACCTACATTTTCTTGACACTTAATGGAGGATGTGAGGATGCCTATATATAGCCACACTGACCCTGTGTTCTTCAGGGTCTGAAAGTTATCTAATAGGTTGCAGCCCTGTGATATATGGCTTTGCTCAGGCTCCTCGCTCAAGATCTTCAGCTTGACTCTCAGGAGAGCCTAAAATCCCTCCCCTTGCTGAGCCCTAAGAATACGACTCTCACTGCTCTGTTGTTCCAGAAAAGGAACTGAAAGTGACTTCTGCCTAAAATCTCAGTCTGAGGCCTCATGGGGATGACATAAAAAGAGATTCTGTAGGACCCTCCACACACTGATATGGGGGGAGATTTTCCTGAATTCCTCAGGTACCTTGAAATCCTTCTTTGCTCAAGGCTCTTTGTATCCAGTTGAGATTTTCGTCTCTCAGAACTGCAAGATAAAAAGAAGCATGACCACATCGAGCCATCTATGTCCTCTACGGGACTCCCACTGTTACTGGGTCACTGGTCTCTTTGACTGTCACTCAGGTAAGGTCTGGCCTTCCTCCTCAGCCCACCTGACTCTTCCAGATTTACAGCAAGTTTCTCACCTTCCTGACTCTCCTGGGGTATATAAGGGAATGATATATCTTAGAACTTCCATTTGGAGTTTTCCAGGGCAGAGAGGGATGGGATTTTGTAGACTTCATTCTCTAAATAAATGCTTATTTTATTATTCTCCCACTGCCCTCCCTGTCTTTGCTGAGTGCCTGTCCACTCATATTAAAACCCTTAACTGCATGAGTCatctcagaaataaaaagaaagttcacagactttagagatggcttagcagttaaggcgcttgcctgtgaagcctaaggacccatgctcaatctctctccagatcccaagtaagccagatgcacaaaggtgaggcaagcacaaggtcacacatgcccactaggccaCGCAAGcttctggaattcaattgtagtcactgaggccctggagcaccaatattctctctctctctaaaaataaattaaaaaaaaattcaggccagAATTGACTGTCATCTCTCAGGACTAAGAGATTAATCAGGAGGAAagtatctttctttcttaactGTAATAGATAGATAGTTCCCAAAGTTGTCagtgtcctctctctttctggatAATAACTGGAAATCCTCTGCCTGCTAAAGTGAAGTGATCTCCTCACCTTTCTTACATGATCTAGGAAGAAGTGAATGAGACTTAGTATACCACCATGCCAAgatctctatgtctctctcagaAGTAGGCACAAGGCCTACAAGTGGGTCACTTTTGGGGGAAGAAGGCTGTCTGTTCATACTAATTACCAACTCAATTCTTCGTTGGAACCAAATTTCTTTCTGAATGTGGACTTTTAAATCAAACCAAAAGCTTTATATTATACCAACAACACATTCTGAAATAAATGAGGGGCCATTTCATCCTGAGAGCTGTAGCCTGGCTTTTCAGGGCTGAATATAGAGGGGAGAGTTTATATAGTCCCCTATATTCCAGGTTAAAATGGTTGTCTTATTCCTCATACAGGATATCTACTTTGATATGTACTATCATGGCCTGCAACTCCTTTCTTTTAGTGGAACTGGAGCAGTTAGCCCTTAAACCAAAGCCTTCATCACTGTAGGATCCTTCAGGGTGAAATCATAAGGTACCTGGCCTTGCTATCCCTGTCCTAAGACCTCCAGAGTCTGAGGCAAGTGCTACTCTCATTACTAAACACAGAGTAGTCACCACATTAACAGTCAGGCAGGGCACTCTGACACTGCTTCCCTTCTGTGGGATTCTGTTCTGTGCTTCCCAGCATGCTCTGAGAGCAGAAATGGAACTCTCACCCCCACTGCTGTGGAATCTGGCTCCCTGAGTTCCACACCAGAATGGTAAGGTTTAGGAATGATCCTTCTAAAGACTTGAGTCTGCAAGCCTCAATGCAAagtctacctcttccacaatcaCTGGAGGGGAAGTTGGTATGTTCCTTGCTGGAGGCTCCCTAATCTAACAACAGAGGTCTTTCTCTGTGTGGCTCCTTACtttcaaatttattattattactttttaattattatccCACGGCTAGCTGATTAGCTCCAAGAAAACggtaacagacactgtggtcaatgAAAATATATCtcagcagaaacccagaggccacAAAAAATTTAATACTAAGATTGTTAACAGacttaccaaggctcagggacctcTGTGGAAGAGAGTGTgggaagattctaagagccacagggtggatagTAACATCCTGAGGCACAGCTCCCATCTCCCAGAGACTCACTGAGACCCTAATtagcccacagtgaataccaataccctcactgaggagagccctcaagGAAAGTGCGACTGCAGGAGAGGAGATATAAGACTATACTCTTTGtaaataggaataataataaaGACTCCAAATGAactttattagcatacaaagaatgtTTCATCATGGTGCTATTCAAATAAAACTTGTCTTGTCTCCTTTCCCTCTTACTCCATCCCCCTTCCCTTCTTGTATCGTTGTCCCCCAACTCCTACTGTGGCgtctttttccattttcatgtcacatgtgtcttgctgcccccccccccactgtctcAATACATTCCAATCTCATAGTCTTCTATCTAATTTCATATCGACCCCGCTTTTGATGACAGTTCACTCAGTGGCCCTTACAGCCACTTTTACTTTTTAGGGTCAAGGCCCCTCTCTCTTCGAACTGGACTTTTCCCCCTTTAGATGAATTCCCTCCACTCCCATAGACCTTTTACACAGCAATGATGCACCCGTTCATTCAGTTGTAACAGTTCTGGCCCAGAACCTTCCAGATCTTCATCAGTGGGAAGTCCCGGGACTAGAGATGTTGGACCGGAGTAAGGATATTTTGTGAGGCCTGCCTACTTTGTTGTGGGTGAGAATTGTCCAATATGTTCTTATTTAGGGATCTTACCTTAACTTCAGACGAGTTTGAAGAAGTTACCTCTCCCAAAAGGACGCCACCTCTGGGCAACGGAAGTCAGAAGTAACTACCTCTGGCTACGGATGCCCAGAGTGTTCAAGAGCAGTCAGCAGGGATGGATTGTTATATGTCCACACTATTCTGGAGTCACTGATTCTTATGTCATCATCTTGATTATCTAGCAGATCCAAGAGACTCGTCACTATGCTGACCCATGTCCCACAGGCTCCAAATGAAGGCGACTTCTTTCTAAATGTCAAAAGAAGTGATATGAGCAAGTGTCACATGGCGGCCACAGCCAAGGTTCTCAAGcttgaaagcagaggcaggactcTAAGCATCCCTATTTTGAAGACAGTCTCCTGTATGTAGGTTTCATCTAAAATTTCTCATTTGTAGATCTAGGGTCCTGCCTATTATATATTAGTACTCTGATTTCAGAGACTTTCATAGGTAGAAATAGGGTTAACTTGGTTTGGTGTGGGACTCAAAGCTGATGTTAGGTTATGAGAGTCCTCCACCCCCTCTGCTGGTGAGCATCTTCTcataaaacattttcatattCTTAGATCTTAGATCTCCTCCATCAATAAAATTGAGGCTGCTCCTATTacactccttgagtctttccagaCAGAAATCAGGCTGAAGTCTCTACTTTGACCTTCTTAGGGCAGATAGTCAGATAGTAGAGGGAATTTTATGATATCTCCTGCTGGGGGGGTGAGGGATTTTTTTTGGAGTTATACTTAGTCCACATTCACATGCTCACCTTGATAAATGGCCTGTCCTGAAATTCCTTTGACTGTTTATCTGAACCAGTTCATCTCTTGTCAATATAATTCCTTCTCAGAATTCTAAGTTGGCAAACAGGGGAAACCACAGTTCTCTCAGTAAATGCATCAATGGAGAGCTGGGCCACAATCATTGTAGAATCCTACAGATATGTCCGAGACTATCAGTCCTCATCTACAGTCATCACATTTCCATCTctcagaaagagagcgagagcaagagagagagagagagagagagagagagagagagagtgaaagagagagaaagaattggcatgtcaggtcctccagccactgaaatcaaactccagacacgtgtacccccttgtgcatacatGTGGCCTTGTACAATtgcatcactgtacatctggcttatgtgggacctggagagttgaacatgagtccttaggcttcacaggcaagtgccttaaccactaagcaatctctctatccttAGAGTTTTTTGTATGGCTTTTCCATTCATATTAATTTTGGTTAACTGTGTTcaatcccctcctctcctccaagtACTTCCCAATAAATAGTCAAAGGATACTGAAAAACATTCAtatactataaaatatttaagagcaGGCGTATGTTTACATTTATAATCATAACTAGTgctcagaaaaaaatgatgagaaaTATATTATTGTTCTTTGAGCATGAGTTTTATACCTTCCTATttgattatatatgcatatatatgtatacatataaataaaatccagccacttggcttatgtgtgtcTGTTACTCTTGGATaacactttaaaacatttttaaagctgaCTTTCACAGATTATTATATCagctttaaaaatacatgaaagagaTGAGAAACTTGAattgaaatggaaagaaatatgttaaaatattaacatGCATGAATATGATACTCATGGTCAATTAGTCCTGTGCTAGTTGATGTAAGTAATAATGTGATGAACTTCATATTCATAAGAGTTTATACTATTGGATTATTTGTGCTGCTCACTGAAATTTCACACTAAAACAATTTCATCTTATCCAGCTCAGTTTTGCTTCATATTTGTCTGGGAATATGTGGCCtacataaaattataaacttATTTTTCACTTTGGTAAAAATATGTGGTTCTCAAGATAAATGTTTCTTTGTCAAAGAAAACATgatctattctttttctttgccaaccagagggaaaaaatatttctaaaaggttTACTCTCTGAAGGAAAGCATAGAGAAAGATGATTTTCTGAGTCTTGCATCTTTTGAGCCTACCTGATATTGCATATGTAGTTCATCATATTCTCAGAGTATTAACTCTTTCTCCTTTACTCAGCACTGTCAGTTATTTTCATATCCTTATTTAAGTTTACTTTCTatgttataaaatagaaaaaaaaaactttgatcaATAAACAGTGAATCCTGCAGGCTATAAAATCAACCATCCAGGCAAGATTTACCCACCACTGCATATGTTAAGAgtgtaatcaactgttctctgatagGATATGAGTCAAGCTCAGTAGgatggaattcatgcctggtacagaGTACCAAGACAAAAGCTtatggctaggaaggtcatagaccctagcaGAATGATtacactgttctttggctaaatggagaagttatgcccatcaaaatgtcttctaaatgtatatgcttatCCTTGCTGAATAATTCTACTCTTACACTCGGAAGAACCTGATTTTCACAGATGGTGTGAATACTAGGAAAACTAAGACCCATTATAAttacaagaaaaggaaaagtgccTAGAACTGTACAAGTCATGTCTATTAtgatcccctccccccaagcccaaggaacattttggaagagggaatggaaataatgtaagaacaACAGGGTGAGAAGGCATACTATGAGACACTGACTCTCCTTAGAGACTGACTGgtgaattcatgacctcacagtgattactgatactTCCACTGAGGAGTGCCTCCAGTGGAATAACAACCAGGAACAGAGGATAAAAGGGTATAATGtgataggaatatgaccaattttcagTGTGTTCATATAGTGAAGTTCccccaaaattattttgaaattgtaCATAGTCTCCTCCCACCACCCACTTTGTGCCCCTACTATGCCACTCTCCATGGAACCCCAAATATTTCCTACTATTCCTTATTCTATATTTATGTCCTTTATTTGACCTCTTCCATTATTCTAAACCACTTGTTAGTGGGCCCAATATTACACATATTTTGTGCATATAACTATagcaactgtgaggtcatgaatacaattaCCCTTTTATTTCTGGAAGACAATGTTCCaaaacactcctccccatccttcggtgcttatattctttctaccacctcttctgcatagTGCCTGAGCCATTGGAAAGCATGATAGAAATGTCTTATTAAGTGTTGAACACTCAactatcatttcttctcagtattTTAAGTTTCCCGTCTATCCAGcagccactgccatctgacaagagaaaTGTCTCTCAACAAAAGTAACAACATCATTAATATACATGCATAGATGTAAGTTCTTAGAGGGAATATCTGCGtgtataatatatccatgtaaCAACAGTAGTAACCTTCTTTCTCCTTAAGATTTGTAATCTTTCTAgctatagtttttatttatttatttgctatttttttaatgagagagtgtaTGTATATGGCTATGCcatggcttcctgccattgccaatgaactttagacacatgtgataatcttgtgcatctggatttacataggtacttggtaattgaacccaggcctatcATTCCAATAAgcaactttaaccattgagccatctctctagcccaaaacatacgtttttgactagattttcagtatcaagaATAAACACCCCCCATATAGCTAACCTTCAATtgaattagaaagcagttggttggttacccccataacagacatgccattaatGCACTAAAGGATGCAATTTTGCTTGGCTGGCCAATTTGGTAGCTTTCAGAGTTCACTGCTGGTTAAAGCCTCTAACAGCTTTCTTCTCCACCAGACTGCAtatcactttccagcactatcatTGCTACTCAGCAAGAAGGAGCCTTTCAGGCCAGTTCTAGTCTAATTTCTCAGTGTTATGCCACAGAAGCATGTAGTATCTTCTGTAATAGGTCTTGCCAttcagttctggtgggcaaccaattGTCTAGGTAATAGTCTATATGATTTGGGGGACCTCAGGAGCCTCACTGACCAACACCTCATTGGGAAGTATatcaaccctggcactgaaatttttctacatAGCTTCCTGACAGTATTTATACTCTTCCAGGTTACTTCTGTCCAaactctatctttttttaaagatgtggatggagataatgggcacacagggcctctagccactgcaaactaactacagacatatgcaccaccttatgcacctgacttatatgggtactgggagttgaacctgagtccttaggcttcacagtcaagcaccttagccactaagcaatctctccagcccctttttattaatttaatgtaattttaattaaCAAAGAAGTAAGTTTCAATATGGGTTATTTGTAACCACTTTAGTTTTCATTAACCTTTTTCCCACACTCTCTTCCCCTTCATCCTCCACCCTTGACCCtgaatgttaaaaaacaaaacaaaacaaaaaaaacttgattggccatttgtacttcttcctttgagtTCCTGTGATCCATCAGAACTTGATTTCCTCTCTTTTTAGTTCTGTAGCCcattttccttgaggtagggtcttgctctagcccacactgacctggaattcactttgtagtctcaggccaatctcaaattcacaatgatcctccacctctgcttcACCAGTGCTGTagcccatttaaaatatttttatttactatttcagagagagaaaaagaaagaagcagatagagaaataataggtgtgtcagggtctccagccactacaaatcaactccaggcatatgtgctaccatgtgcactggcttatgtgggtcctagggaatcaaatatgggtccttaggcttcacaggcaagcaccttaactgctaagccttctccctATCCCTAgctatttttaattgggttgtttaatttcttatttaggGTTTTTATagagaaaaagggtttatttcaccttATAGTATTATAGGGAAGTTTCAACATGATAGTGAAAGTATAGCATAAACAGAGACCTGTCCCATACCACTACCTTTCAGTGTGGGGGCAgtagagagagtgagctgaactatgAACAACCAACCAGCAGAGCTGGCATAATAAACCTCAATGCCTGACTCTAGTGACACATCCTTCAGGCAGGATCATCTCCCAAAGGCTTCTTAACCTTCTataattgccaccagctgaggctCAGATATTAAAAACACAGGatcctatgggggacatttaatCTAATCCATCACACACAACTCCCAACAAAAACTTTTTGTATATAATAGACCTTAAttttctatcagatgtatagctggtaggttttctcccattttgtaggcttCATCTCTGCTCAattaacagtgtcctttgctatgcaaaaatctttttatttcataAGATCTCATTTGCTTTTTAGTAGCCTTTTTCCTGGGTGACTAAAATTTTATGTAGAAAGACCTTGATTATACCTATATCTTGAAATGCTttacctactttttcttctagtagcCTCAAGGTTTCAAGTCTAATATTAAGTTCTTTGCTCTATTTGAAGTTGATTCATGTGAATAAGATAAGGATATAGTTCTGCAcagagatatccagttttccaaccaccatttgttaaagaggctataTTTTCTCTAATGAAaacttttgacatttttatcaaaaatcaaaTTGCAGTAGCTTATTGGGTTTATATCTGGATCTTTTATTCTGACACACTGATAGGCTTGTATGATTTTATGCTGCTACTATGTTGCTTTGTTACTATTACTCTGCAATAtactttaaaatcaggtatgatgacactttcagttttattttgttgctcaggatTTCTTTGGCTACCAAAGGTTTAATTTTGTGCatacaaatgaattttaggacttttttcagtgaagaatgacattatattttcaatctttaaatcattttttaaataaaatagctgtttgcacaatattgattctttcaaccCATGGACtggacatgggatgtctttccattttcttgtgtcttcttcagtttttctccagagtgtattaaatatttcattgtagaggtcttgtACTTCCTTAGGCTTATCCCATggtgttttatatttttgaggcaattgtaaatggaATTGTTTGCTGATGCTTTATTATTGGTATAAAATAAGGCCACTGATTTATGTGTATCACTTTtatgtcctgctactttgctgaaaggtCTAGTAGAGTCGTGTCTCTTATGTATaacatcatgtcatctgtgaaaaaagttaattttaactTCTTCTCTTCCTAAttatctctcttttacttttgcctCTTGTCTTATTGTTATTTATAAGgctgaagtatttttttaaattttattttgaacattttgaatatattttattttatttatttatttgagaaggaatgatggagaaagagaaggaatgggcactccagagtctccaggccctgcaaatgaactccagatacatgtgacaccttgtgcatctagcttacataggtcgTGGAGAATCAATCCaggacttttggctttgcaggcaaatgtcttaacctctaagccatttctccagccttgattttttttaaaaattgtattcatttattagagtcagggagagagtgagaaagagagagagagagggagggagggagggagaaaatgggcacgccagggcttccagccacagcaaacgaactccagacaggtgcactcccttgtgcatctgactaacatggtcctggggaatcaatcctgggtcctttggctttgcatgcaagcacctcaatggccaagccctccctccagcccctgagtttttTAACTGGAACTTTTTTATGACTTATTGCTTGTTACAAGTCTATTTAGATGACTTATCTTATTTTGCTTTGATTTGGGTGGGTCATATATAtgtagaaatttatccatttcttttagattttacaGTTTAGTggtgtatatattttaaagttaggtctatgattttctgaatttcactggCATCAGTTATAATGGTTATATCTTAATCTCATTATTTTGggtcttctctgcttcctgtttttaacattttattgacaactttgataaatatagacaatataccatgatcataatttcctcccaccacccctttttccctctcaagtcttccctcctctgaatcttttctttccaactaagctctctttcattttgatatcatcattctTTTCCCccctattatgcaagtcttgtggaagtagtgtcaaccactgtgaggtcatgattatCAAGGGTACTTCGACTCGGGAAGACAATATTATAAAAACTCTTGCCCTTCCTTTGGAGCTCATATTATTTGGGCCATGTCTTTCATCCCCAACTTTCTTGGACAAGGCTCCTACTCCACCATCATAACATGAAGTCTTGACTACAAATTTgaaccattaaaaaataattcattcccAGAGAAGCTAGGGATGCCTCTGAGAAGTCTTGACTTGACAGAGACCTCAACCAGCAGGTGAGGAACACGAGAAAGGGCTTGATTAGGTTTTTGAATTCCAATGCATCATTTTGTTAAGAGTCCATCTTTGTATCATCTGAAGTGCTCACATTTTGGAATTgtataaaaatcaaattaagcAGTTCATAACTGGTATCAATGCAGGATTTGCTGAATAATGTGTGCTGTAGAGTACTTGAGTCTAAGACTTTAGGCCCAGTGTGGTCATTTTCCAGCTAGGTGAACATGAGTACATTACCAAACTTTATGAGCCTCAGGCTCTCCACCTGTGAAACCAGTTCATATGATCTTATAGGACCAGACAAGTATGGTTAGTGTATTCAGTGTACCTGGCAGtatgcctggaattcactgaaactttaaaaaatcctgCTATCATTATAGTTGTTTCAACCACAGAAAATGCCGTCCTAATCTACTGATGTTTCTTAAACCAGGAAATAATAATTCTAGGACATGGAACAAAGAATCAACACAAAATTCTATTTACAAACAAAGGACCTAAATAAATGTTTTCCCATTAAATGATATTTTAGTCAGTGGGTCCCTTTGCTAGCCAAATGGAACTTAAATTTTCTAGAATTAATTCTATGGATTGACTTTGCTCTTCTAGAGGTGTCCAATATTTTGGAATTGCAATATGATGCTGTCACCTATAAATATCTTGGACCACATATATAGCTATCCTGAGGTACATGTGACTCATGGGCTACATGTTGGACATGTCTGAAACCAaccactcttatttttttaaattaattttaccaTCGCCCAAAAAGCAGATCTGATtgacttgtacacacacacaccacaaaaactTAAGCAATCTTTTAATGAAGTATATGGCAAAAGATACCAGCTCAGTGGCTTCTGAGTTTTTAACATCAAAAGAAGAGaacaggaagggaaaagaagagaacaGGGCACTTTCTATCTGTGATACTGGTGGAGATTCTCTCTGGTTTATTCACAGTTCCAAACTATTTACCTGAAACTTGGTGGTTATGGTGGAGAAAATTCATCCTGTGTGCTCTTCAATTTAATGGGTCTTAGGTCTCCCTGTTATTTGTCACCATCTATAAAAACTAGGTTCTCTAACCAAGTATGATACTAGGGCTAGAAATATTACTTAGAAGTTAAAGGTCgttccctgcaaagcctgatagcccaggttcaattctctagaacccacataaaaccagatgcataaaattgtacaagtgtctggcg is part of the Jaculus jaculus isolate mJacJac1 chromosome X, mJacJac1.mat.Y.cur, whole genome shotgun sequence genome and encodes:
- the LOC101601258 gene encoding melanoma-associated antigen B4-like; its protein translation is MPRGQKSKARAREKRRQVQKHSQGFTDVQGSAAEEVESPSHSVAAYGDAVPSTSATDVSQMSKRAMPTTIAGKDIARKTSGKSFKGRREENAKAASAFLFTESPKNNLLVKKTGMLIQYLLYKHKMKEPITKGGMLKVINKRFKGQFAEILNKASERIQLVFGLEVKEVKPNSSLYTLLSKLDPGNASLVSGVPFPQNGLLLPVLSVIFLNGNCASEEEMWQFLNILGIYDGISHFIFGDVRNVITQDLVQEKYLVYRQVAKSDPFRYEFLWGPRAYAETSKMKVLEFLAKVNETIPRAFPSYYEEALREEEERALVEVTARCGTKAKGKAKCHT